The proteins below come from a single Deltaproteobacteria bacterium genomic window:
- a CDS encoding biopolymer transporter ExbD has product MIKEPHEEHEVFVNLIPMIDILTALLFFLLLGYKSQSTMLEEAKGLTLPASSSEKALEVTVSVVISLKELKVQDSHVMFLKNGTIPDSELSGNKIVPLYNRILRFVKLANDPKKKSAVLILADKRLKTDVITKVMKTVGMAGLPNFHFGVAKP; this is encoded by the coding sequence ATGATCAAGGAACCGCACGAGGAACACGAGGTCTTCGTCAACCTCATCCCGATGATCGATATCCTTACGGCGCTCCTCTTCTTCCTCCTGCTCGGGTACAAGTCGCAGTCCACCATGCTCGAGGAGGCCAAGGGCCTGACGCTGCCGGCCTCGAGCTCGGAGAAGGCGCTCGAGGTCACCGTTTCGGTCGTCATCTCGCTCAAGGAGCTCAAGGTTCAGGACTCGCACGTGATGTTCCTGAAGAACGGCACGATCCCGGACAGCGAGCTCTCGGGGAACAAGATCGTGCCGCTCTACAACCGCATCCTGCGCTTCGTGAAGCTGGCGAACGATCCGAAGAAGAAGTCGGCGGTGCTGATCCTGGCTGACAAGCGGCTGAAGACCGACGTGATCACCAAGGTCATGAAGACCGTCGGCATGGCGGGGCTGCCCAACTTCCACTTCGGGGTGGCCAAACCGTAG
- a CDS encoding lamin tail domain-containing protein, with amino-acid sequence MRAVLPSRIVGTWAAAFALAGVFALAGCAGAKLRDQDGGLDDAAGDALVDAQGADGSDDAAGADGAAGDGPVTDAAPADGLRRDQRVADGRPPADARPTPDARRPDSRVPDARVPDSRVPDTGPVGEVCDNAKDDDGNGRIDCVDLVACAKKAPCQSATRSIVIHEVYPGTPDYVVLRNASPDLRNVSGYQLEFHGTATVTFTLPSRLVPTGTTFAVVEFQDGTGSDVNTNANIPFYDGVPTASNAVILRNPSGAVVDYVGLGASLVGLPTGMSQVGGAVSYTGFNPATQAHYRAGMKGAPSTLQKTDWVAFTKSK; translated from the coding sequence ATGCGGGCTGTTCTTCCCTCTCGGATCGTGGGCACCTGGGCGGCCGCGTTCGCGCTCGCGGGTGTGTTCGCCCTTGCGGGCTGCGCGGGGGCCAAGCTTCGGGACCAAGACGGCGGCCTGGACGACGCGGCGGGCGATGCGCTGGTGGACGCGCAGGGGGCCGACGGCAGCGACGACGCGGCGGGCGCGGACGGAGCCGCGGGAGACGGCCCGGTGACCGATGCCGCGCCGGCCGACGGGCTGCGTCGCGACCAGCGCGTGGCCGACGGGCGACCCCCCGCGGACGCCAGACCCACCCCCGATGCGAGGCGCCCCGATAGCCGGGTCCCCGATGCCCGGGTGCCGGACAGCCGCGTCCCGGACACGGGTCCCGTCGGAGAGGTCTGCGACAACGCCAAGGACGACGACGGGAACGGGCGCATCGACTGCGTGGACCTCGTGGCCTGCGCGAAGAAGGCGCCCTGCCAGAGCGCCACGCGCTCGATCGTGATCCACGAGGTCTACCCGGGGACGCCCGACTACGTGGTGCTCCGGAACGCTTCGCCCGACCTGCGCAACGTTTCGGGCTACCAGCTCGAGTTTCACGGCACGGCCACGGTGACCTTCACCTTGCCGTCGCGCCTCGTGCCCACCGGGACGACCTTCGCCGTGGTGGAGTTCCAGGACGGCACGGGGAGCGACGTGAACACGAACGCGAACATCCCGTTCTACGACGGCGTGCCCACAGCCTCGAACGCGGTGATCCTGCGCAATCCGTCGGGGGCCGTGGTGGACTACGTGGGCCTCGGCGCCTCGCTCGTGGGCCTGCCGACGGGGATGAGCCAGGTGGGCGGGGCCGTGAGCTATACGGGCTTCAACCCCGCGACCCAGGCGCACTACCGCGCGGGGATGAAGGGCGCGCCGTCCACCCTCCAGAAGACCGACTGGGTGGCCTTCACCAAGAGCAAGTAA
- a CDS encoding class II aldolase/adducin family protein, with translation MERTEGVIKFAARHRAAELEAARYGELACTLIAWREVLAKTRLVGQDPTLYDGAGYGNVSARVGPPSAPRGQRSFLITGTQTGGCACVSLGEFCVVERYDYRRNAVESHGPIAPSSESMTHGAIYDLGPHVRCVLHGHSPTIWRRAKALRLPTSDPRVAYGTPEMASEVERLHRSSPLAELRILAMGGHEDGVVVFGKSPEDAGQVLVSFLARAYALECGERGGGLCGV, from the coding sequence ATGGAGCGCACCGAAGGCGTCATCAAGTTTGCAGCGCGGCACCGCGCCGCGGAGCTGGAAGCGGCGCGCTACGGCGAGCTGGCCTGCACGCTCATCGCGTGGCGAGAGGTGCTGGCCAAGACGCGCCTGGTGGGGCAGGACCCGACGCTCTACGACGGCGCGGGCTACGGCAACGTGAGCGCGCGCGTCGGTCCGCCGTCGGCACCCCGGGGGCAACGCAGCTTCCTCATCACCGGGACGCAGACGGGGGGCTGCGCCTGCGTCTCGCTCGGCGAGTTCTGCGTGGTCGAGCGCTACGACTACCGCCGCAACGCGGTGGAGAGCCACGGCCCCATCGCCCCCTCGTCGGAGTCCATGACCCACGGGGCGATCTACGACCTCGGGCCGCACGTTCGCTGCGTGCTGCACGGGCACAGCCCGACCATCTGGCGCCGGGCCAAGGCGCTACGCTTGCCGACGAGCGATCCGCGCGTGGCCTACGGCACTCCCGAGATGGCGAGCGAGGTGGAGCGCCTGCATCGGAGCTCCCCTCTGGCCGAGCTGCGCATCCTGGCCATGGGGGGGCACGAGGACGGCGTGGTGGTCTTCGGCAAGAGCCCCGAGGACGCGGGGCAGGTGCTGGTGTCCTTTCTGGCCCGCGCCTACGCCCTCGAGTGCGGCGAACGGGGCGGAGGGCTCTGCGGGGTGTGA
- a CDS encoding PIN domain-containing protein yields MRAIDTNVLVRLLVRDDPKQVAAAEAYVAGGAWVSLLALVETVWVLDAVYELKPRSLAAALEMLLDHQSLAIQDGELVAAALAAFRAHPKVGFSDCVMVELARRAGHLPLGTFDRALAKLDGAEKV; encoded by the coding sequence ATGCGCGCCATTGACACGAACGTCCTCGTGCGACTCCTGGTGCGCGACGACCCGAAGCAGGTCGCTGCGGCCGAGGCCTACGTCGCGGGCGGCGCCTGGGTCTCGCTCCTCGCGCTCGTCGAGACCGTTTGGGTGCTGGACGCCGTCTACGAGCTCAAACCCCGGAGTCTCGCCGCGGCCCTCGAAATGCTCCTCGATCACCAGTCTCTGGCGATTCAGGACGGCGAGCTCGTCGCCGCGGCCCTCGCCGCCTTTCGAGCGCACCCCAAGGTCGGCTTCTCCGACTGCGTCATGGTCGAGCTCGCCCGCCGCGCCGGCCACCTGCCACTGGGTACCTTCGACCGCGCGCTCGCCAAGCTCGACGGGGCCGAGAAGGTCTGA
- a CDS encoding AbrB/MazE/SpoVT family DNA-binding domain-containing protein, with product MKTASSRVTSQGQVSVPAEVRRQLGMGPGAVLEWEVEGDHAVVRRVGSFSSTEIHEAIFDEPPARRSLEELEEGLRKSIRRRHARH from the coding sequence ATGAAGACAGCCAGCTCGCGCGTCACCTCTCAGGGTCAGGTCTCGGTCCCGGCCGAGGTAAGGCGGCAGCTCGGGATGGGGCCCGGAGCGGTTCTCGAATGGGAGGTTGAAGGGGACCACGCCGTCGTGCGGCGCGTGGGGTCCTTCAGCTCCACGGAGATTCACGAGGCGATCTTCGACGAGCCCCCTGCGCGCCGCTCGCTCGAGGAGCTCGAGGAAGGCCTACGCAAGAGCATCAGGAGGCGCCATGCGCGCCATTGA
- a CDS encoding M48 family metallopeptidase: MPEISFDFAEYVAQRKGAEESTMRSGSAYAYPGDHRVLRTLGRVTPVKLATEASVRLWKNLAKSQILGSAVKVTDKQFPELYALTVACAEKLQIAVPTVYVAPEVGTLNAHTFGTEDDAYIVLNGVLVDHLSREELAFVLGHECGHIQNNHVVYMTTLYYLTYAANVFLRWIVKPAVLALQSWARRAELTCDRAGLLCVGALEPGVSALVKLALGSQKLAEQVNVDEYLKQLDESRQGPGRMAELLQSHPYLPKRVAALKLFAATHYFRKAAGEALTEGEGQSLDACDAAVGKLVSVFGGRKAGK; encoded by the coding sequence ATGCCGGAAATCAGCTTCGACTTCGCCGAGTACGTGGCCCAGCGCAAGGGGGCCGAGGAATCCACGATGCGCAGCGGGTCGGCCTACGCCTACCCGGGGGACCATCGCGTGCTGCGCACCCTGGGCCGGGTCACCCCCGTGAAGCTCGCCACCGAGGCCTCGGTCAGGCTCTGGAAGAACCTGGCCAAGAGCCAGATCCTGGGCAGCGCGGTGAAGGTGACGGACAAGCAGTTCCCGGAGCTCTACGCCTTGACCGTGGCCTGCGCCGAGAAGCTGCAGATCGCCGTCCCCACGGTCTACGTCGCCCCCGAGGTCGGAACGCTGAACGCGCACACCTTCGGCACCGAGGACGACGCGTACATCGTGCTGAACGGCGTGCTCGTGGACCATCTGAGCCGCGAGGAGCTGGCCTTCGTGCTCGGGCACGAGTGCGGCCACATCCAGAACAACCACGTGGTCTACATGACCACCCTCTATTATCTGACCTACGCGGCGAACGTCTTTCTGCGCTGGATCGTGAAGCCCGCCGTGCTGGCGCTGCAGAGCTGGGCCCGCCGCGCCGAGCTCACCTGCGACCGCGCGGGCCTGCTCTGCGTGGGGGCGCTCGAGCCGGGCGTCTCGGCGCTGGTCAAGCTCGCCCTTGGCAGCCAGAAGCTGGCCGAGCAGGTGAACGTCGACGAGTACCTGAAGCAGCTCGACGAGAGCCGGCAGGGCCCGGGGCGCATGGCGGAGCTCCTGCAGAGCCACCCCTACCTGCCGAAGCGGGTCGCCGCGCTCAAGCTCTTCGCCGCGACGCACTACTTCCGCAAGGCCGCCGGCGAGGCGCTCACCGAGGGCGAGGGGCAGAGTCTCGACGCGTGCGACGCCGCCGTGGGCAAGCTCGTGAGCGTCTTCGGCGGGCGCAAGGCGGGCAAGTAG